In the Scyliorhinus torazame isolate Kashiwa2021f chromosome 4, sScyTor2.1, whole genome shotgun sequence genome, one interval contains:
- the LOC140410840 gene encoding 4-galactosyl-N-acetylglucosaminide 3-alpha-L-fucosyltransferase 9-like — protein sequence MTSIGNTGIFRILLISTICLGCFLAMLLLYVQPTTNWIYTPLESAKSILGVKKPLVKVIEKNETIVLIWLWPFGAKFELNSCGSEFNCRLTADRNLYNKSHAVLFHHRDMSGDLSNLPKQPRPTFQKWVWMNLESPTHSPKKTGLDHFFNLTLTYRHDSDIKAPYGSLIINRVPLDFKLPKKSNLVCWVVSHWNTNHARVKFYNEFRKYININTYGQAFGKRLDNHKLMPTISSSKFYLAFENSVHEDYITEKLYNALRAGTVPVVLGTSRKNYENYIPADSFIHVDDFHSAKELAGYLHKLDGNEDLYMTYFKWRKHYSVRNPFSWCEHACHVCENVKRYQEYRSCSNLEKWFWD from the coding sequence ATGACATCAATTGGTAATACAGGGATTTTTCGCATCCTGTTAATATCCACCATCTGTTTGGGCTGTTTTTTAGCCATGTTGTTGCTGTATGTCCaaccaacaaccaactggatttatACTCCATTGGAATCTGCCAAATCGATACTCGGTGTGAAAAAGCCCCTTGTGAAAGTTATTGAAAAGAATGAAACTATTGTACTCATTTGGCTTTGGCCTTTTGGTGCAAAATTTGAGCTCAATTCTTGTGGATCTGAGTTCAACTGCCGTTTAACTGCAGATAGAAACCTCTATAACAAATCTCATGCTGTCCTTTTCCATCACCGAGACATGAGTGGAGACTTGTCCAATCTGCCCAAACAGCCTCGGCCAACATTTCAGAAATGGGTTTGGATGAACCTGGAGTCACCTACCCACTCTCCAAAAAAGACTGGACTCGACCATTTCTTCAACCTGACCTTGACATATCGTCATGATTCAGATATCAAAGCGCCTTATGGGTCTCTGATAATAAACAGAGTGCCATTAGATTTTAAACTGCCTAAGAAAAGCAATCTGGTGTGTTGGGTTGTAAGCCATTGGAACACTAATCATGCCAGAGTGAAGTTCTACAATGAATTCCGCAAATACATTAATATCAACACTTACGGTCAAGCCTTCGGGAAACGTCTGGACAATCACAAATTGATGCCTACCATATCTAGTTCTAAATTCTACCTTGCCTTTGAGAATTCAGTACATGAAGATTACATAACTGAAAAGCTCTACAATGCTTTGCGTGCTGGCACCGTGCCTGTGGTCCTGGGGACATCTAGAAAAAACTATGAAAATTACATTCCAGCCGATTCTTTCATTCATGTGGATGATTTCCACTCAGCTAAAGAACTTGCGGGTTACCTGCACAAACTGGACGGGAATGAAGATTTGTACATGACCTACTTCAAATGGAGGAAACACTACTCAGTGAGGAATCCGTTTTCCTGGTGTGAACACGCATGCCACGTGTGTGAGAATGTAAAACGGTATCAAGAATATAGATCATGTTCCAATTTGGAGAAATGGTTTTGGGACTGA